The following proteins are encoded in a genomic region of Candidatus Nitrospira nitrificans:
- a CDS encoding methyl-accepting chemotaxis protein, with product MGQWDKALNKVQAVHECDLNGTVVTANDYFLNMLGYTLGEVRGKPYRTFIDPDQTERSDYQAYWDKMKRGESGACVYKRIGKGGKEVWVQAVGTPMLSALGKPTGVIEFAVDVTQQQREREDLRDELNARIDIMDTTSIVSEADLKGDIITINKKYMDISKYSKEELIGSPHSITRHPDMPKEVFKTMWQTIGRGQIFRGIIKNRAKDGTPYYVDAVIKPILGKNGKPRKYLGVRYDLTEQEIARHNMKGIVEAIDKSYACIEFTLDGTVLTANENFLKTMGYSLDEVKGRHHRMFCDPAYAHSGDYAAFWQKLNRGEFDTGVYRRLGKGGKEIWIQASYNPVKDEMGRLFKVVKLATDVTGQKRAHNKVEQLIEAAAAGRLSERIKSDEFTGASKEFTESVNRLLDSMATPLHEAQQVLSRVAANDLTQEMTGAYQGEFDMIKTNINSMVRNMSQTIWAVQEAVESVSLGSEHITKGNEDLSRRTSEQASALEETSASMEEMTSTVKQNADNAKQANQLAMAARETADKGGAVTKRAVEAMGEINKSSKKIADIITVIDEIAFQTNLLALNAAVEAARAGEHGRGFAVVAAEVRNLAQRSATAAKEIKGLINESIQRVRDGSELVHQSGRTLEEIVSSVKRVTDIIVEISAASQEQASGIDQVNKAIMSMDDTTQQNAALVEETTSASQSLQSQAQALHQRVMKFHLQATEAQKAEMPPVDNLRQFVARTIHDVYGQTSEPAVRARKSIPAIGKGRGNAHKAPLTEVSMDKVVSGLPRARAGGGTDHGATGEEFEEF from the coding sequence ATGGGCCAGTGGGATAAAGCGCTCAACAAAGTGCAAGCCGTCCACGAATGCGATCTGAACGGAACCGTCGTGACGGCGAACGACTATTTCCTGAACATGCTCGGGTACACGCTCGGCGAGGTGCGAGGGAAACCCTATCGGACGTTCATCGACCCCGACCAAACGGAGCGATCGGACTACCAAGCGTACTGGGACAAGATGAAGCGCGGGGAATCAGGCGCGTGTGTCTATAAGCGGATCGGCAAGGGCGGCAAAGAGGTCTGGGTGCAGGCTGTGGGGACCCCTATGCTGAGCGCCCTCGGTAAACCGACCGGGGTCATCGAGTTCGCCGTGGATGTGACTCAACAACAACGCGAGCGTGAGGATCTGCGGGATGAACTCAACGCCCGCATCGACATCATGGATACGACCAGTATCGTGTCGGAAGCCGACCTCAAAGGCGACATCATCACCATCAATAAGAAATATATGGACATCTCCAAATACTCGAAGGAGGAATTGATCGGCAGCCCGCACAGCATCACGCGGCATCCGGACATGCCCAAGGAAGTGTTCAAGACCATGTGGCAGACGATCGGCCGGGGGCAGATCTTCCGTGGCATCATCAAGAACCGCGCGAAGGACGGCACGCCCTACTATGTGGACGCGGTGATCAAGCCGATTCTCGGGAAGAACGGCAAGCCCCGCAAGTATCTGGGGGTTCGCTACGACCTGACCGAGCAAGAAATCGCGCGCCACAATATGAAGGGCATCGTCGAGGCCATCGATAAATCGTATGCCTGCATCGAGTTCACGCTCGACGGGACGGTCCTCACGGCGAACGAAAATTTTCTGAAGACCATGGGCTACAGCCTCGATGAGGTCAAAGGCCGGCACCACCGGATGTTCTGTGATCCGGCCTACGCGCACAGCGGCGACTACGCCGCCTTTTGGCAGAAGTTGAATCGCGGAGAGTTTGACACCGGGGTCTATCGTCGACTGGGCAAGGGCGGCAAGGAGATCTGGATCCAAGCCTCCTACAATCCGGTCAAGGATGAGATGGGGCGACTGTTCAAGGTGGTGAAACTCGCGACCGACGTCACGGGCCAAAAACGGGCTCATAACAAAGTCGAACAGCTGATTGAGGCGGCGGCAGCCGGGCGATTGTCCGAGCGGATCAAGTCCGATGAATTCACCGGCGCGTCGAAGGAGTTTACGGAAAGCGTCAATCGGTTGCTGGATTCGATGGCGACACCGCTTCACGAGGCGCAGCAAGTATTGTCGCGCGTGGCGGCCAATGATCTGACGCAAGAAATGACCGGCGCCTACCAGGGTGAGTTCGACATGATCAAGACCAATATCAATTCCATGGTCCGGAACATGTCGCAGACCATCTGGGCGGTCCAAGAAGCGGTCGAAAGTGTATCGTTAGGTTCCGAACATATTACCAAAGGGAACGAAGATCTCTCCCGGCGCACCAGCGAACAGGCCTCGGCGCTGGAGGAAACGTCGGCTTCGATGGAAGAGATGACGAGCACGGTGAAACAGAACGCCGACAACGCCAAGCAGGCCAATCAGCTGGCGATGGCGGCGCGAGAGACGGCGGACAAGGGCGGGGCGGTGACCAAACGGGCGGTGGAAGCAATGGGGGAGATCAACAAGAGCAGCAAGAAGATCGCGGACATCATCACCGTGATCGACGAGATCGCCTTTCAGACGAACTTGTTGGCCCTCAACGCGGCGGTGGAAGCCGCGCGGGCGGGGGAGCATGGGCGGGGATTCGCCGTGGTGGCGGCGGAGGTGCGGAACCTGGCGCAGCGCTCGGCCACGGCGGCGAAGGAGATCAAGGGGTTGATCAATGAATCGATCCAGCGTGTGAGGGACGGGAGCGAGCTGGTGCATCAATCGGGGAGGACGTTGGAGGAGATCGTGAGTTCGGTGAAGCGGGTGACCGACATTATCGTGGAGATCAGCGCGGCCTCACAGGAGCAGGCGAGCGGCATCGACCAGGTCAACAAAGCCATTATGTCGATGGACGACACCACGCAGCAGAACGCCGCGCTCGTGGAAGAAACGACCAGCGCGAGCCAATCTCTTCAATCCCAGGCGCAGGCTCTCCATCAGCGCGTGATGAAGTTCCATCTTCAGGCGACAGAAGCGCAGAAGGCCGAGATGCCGCCGGTCGACAATCTCAGGCAGTTCGTCGCGCGCACCATTCATGACGTGTACGGTCAGACGAGCGAGCCAGCGGTTCGAGCGCGCAAGTCTATTCCAGCCATTGGGAAGGGCCGGGGCAATGCTCATAAGGCGCCCCTGACGGAAGTCTCCATGGACAAGGTCGTCTCCGGCCTGCCCCGAGCCCGGGCGGGCGGTGGTACAGATCACGGCGCTACGGGCGAAGAGTTCGAAGAATTCTGA
- a CDS encoding PP2C family protein-serine/threonine phosphatase, with the protein MKHEPSESGTGYASRTTLHAFMAPHTVLVVDDEPTARMALAARLKRLGYRVIQAGDGKAGLEVLRRERPSLIILDWMMPEMDGPSFCEQVRQDPELQTSQILMMTSHDQPEQIAEGLARGADDFLSKAASKYEITARVQAGMRAATLVRRLKDATEEIRQKQEALEQELQSAARYVESLLPASGTVLPGVRMAHAYRPSLGLGGDLFNVVQWSEDVLGFYLLDASGHGVSPALRSASFSTFLRKDSLLRHVGSNDPGTILTEANKEFPLTENGHYFTIVFAGLDLRAHTLSYAMAGHSGACLHRRSGEVCWMAQPNLPLGFDNSTTYVTATLPIAPGDRLYLLSDGLYEAPSASGELWGQGRLETTIRALGRQPLETVIAETIAEAVRWQGHEQFPDDVALMGVEFACELG; encoded by the coding sequence ATGAAACATGAACCGTCAGAATCCGGAACGGGATACGCTTCACGAACGACGCTTCACGCGTTCATGGCGCCCCATACCGTGCTCGTCGTGGACGATGAGCCCACGGCGCGGATGGCCTTGGCGGCTCGGCTGAAACGGCTCGGCTATCGGGTGATCCAAGCCGGCGACGGGAAGGCCGGGCTGGAGGTGCTGCGACGTGAGCGGCCCAGTCTGATCATCCTGGATTGGATGATGCCGGAGATGGATGGGCCGTCTTTCTGCGAACAGGTTCGGCAAGATCCGGAACTCCAGACGAGCCAGATCTTGATGATGACGAGCCACGATCAGCCGGAGCAGATCGCCGAGGGTTTGGCCCGCGGCGCCGATGACTTTCTGAGCAAGGCCGCCAGCAAGTATGAAATCACGGCTCGCGTGCAGGCCGGGATGCGCGCCGCGACGTTGGTCAGAAGGTTGAAGGATGCCACGGAGGAGATCCGGCAAAAGCAGGAGGCGCTCGAACAGGAGCTTCAGTCCGCCGCGCGCTATGTGGAGTCGCTGCTTCCGGCGTCGGGGACCGTTTTGCCCGGCGTGCGCATGGCCCATGCCTACCGACCGTCTCTTGGGTTGGGCGGCGACCTCTTCAATGTCGTGCAGTGGAGCGAGGATGTGCTGGGGTTCTATCTGCTCGATGCGTCCGGCCATGGTGTGTCGCCGGCGTTGCGATCCGCCTCATTCTCGACGTTTCTGCGCAAAGACAGTCTGCTGCGCCATGTCGGATCGAACGATCCCGGCACTATCTTGACCGAGGCGAATAAAGAGTTTCCCCTGACGGAGAACGGACACTACTTTACCATCGTTTTTGCCGGACTCGACCTCCGTGCCCATACCCTGTCCTATGCGATGGCGGGACACAGCGGGGCGTGTCTTCATCGGCGATCCGGTGAAGTCTGTTGGATGGCCCAACCCAATCTGCCGCTTGGGTTCGATAATTCAACAACCTATGTTACGGCGACGCTTCCCATTGCCCCGGGCGACCGGTTGTACTTGCTCAGCGACGGACTGTACGAAGCGCCCTCAGCGAGCGGGGAATTGTGGGGGCAGGGCCGGTTGGAAACGACGATTCGAGCGTTGGGTCGGCAACCCTTAGAGACCGTCATCGCGGAGACGATTGCGGAAGCGGTGCGCTGGCAGGGCCATGAGCAATTTCCCGATGATGTAGCCTTGATGGGTGTCGAATTCGCGTGCGAGCTTGGTTAG
- a CDS encoding STAS domain-containing protein: MAMQTKERPVPNGLILEMTGDLTYTNREQFKAAVEAVRQKGCRHLILDMAEVRFVDSSGLGLLALVSQNFKLSQGKVSMLRPQSYVREIMSLANIQKLIPVYDNEQDAVTGHQRAA; encoded by the coding sequence ATGGCGATGCAGACGAAAGAACGCCCTGTGCCGAACGGTCTCATTCTTGAGATGACGGGAGATCTCACCTATACCAATCGCGAACAGTTCAAGGCAGCGGTCGAAGCGGTCCGGCAGAAGGGCTGCCGTCATCTGATCTTGGATATGGCCGAGGTCCGGTTCGTGGACAGCTCCGGGCTTGGCTTGTTGGCGCTCGTGTCTCAGAACTTCAAGTTGAGCCAAGGCAAAGTGAGCATGTTGAGGCCGCAAAGTTACGTGCGGGAAATCATGAGCTTGGCAAACATTCAGAAACTGATTCCTGTCTATGACAATGAGCAGGATGCCGTGACCGGACATCAACGCGCGGCGTAG
- a CDS encoding Hpt domain-containing protein, giving the protein MNHDPAFSLDEALARVDDDRETFQMMVELFLEHGPKDLADAHAALEAGNAPAVARASHKLKGAILQFCAPAALRACKELEESAKAGDLASGRQLYAVLEQEIQRLLAALRQVDDKGIAA; this is encoded by the coding sequence ATGAACCATGACCCCGCCTTCAGCCTCGATGAGGCCCTCGCCCGTGTCGATGACGACCGAGAGACGTTTCAGATGATGGTCGAATTGTTTCTGGAGCATGGTCCGAAGGACTTGGCGGATGCTCACGCGGCCTTGGAGGCCGGGAACGCGCCCGCTGTGGCGCGCGCTAGTCACAAGTTGAAGGGCGCGATCTTACAGTTTTGCGCCCCGGCGGCGCTGCGCGCCTGCAAAGAATTGGAGGAGTCCGCGAAAGCGGGAGATCTCGCGAGCGGCAGGCAGCTGTATGCCGTGTTGGAGCAGGAAATTCAACGGCTTCTCGCCGCGCTCCGTCAGGTGGACGACAAAGGAATCGCCGCATGA
- a CDS encoding four helix bundle protein, producing MPTFERFEDIEAWRQARVLCVEMYQVSGKGAFAKDFGLRDQIRRASVSIMSNIAEGFERSGSGEFVQFLAIAKGSAGEVRSQLYVALDQGYIAREDFGRLSGLAGDAARMVAGLMNYLRKAGVKGTKYKTRHT from the coding sequence ATGCCGACATTCGAACGGTTTGAAGATATCGAGGCATGGCGGCAAGCCAGAGTTCTGTGCGTGGAGATGTATCAAGTTTCCGGAAAGGGAGCTTTCGCCAAGGATTTCGGACTGCGGGATCAAATTCGGAGAGCGAGCGTTTCGATCATGTCGAACATAGCCGAGGGGTTTGAGCGAAGCGGTAGCGGAGAATTCGTTCAATTTCTGGCGATCGCCAAGGGATCCGCCGGTGAAGTGAGAAGCCAGCTCTATGTTGCTCTCGATCAGGGCTATATCGCACGAGAGGACTTCGGCCGACTTTCCGGATTGGCCGGTGATGCGGCAAGGATGGTTGCCGGACTCATGAATTACTTGCGCAAGGCAGGAGTCAAAGGCACGAAGTACAAAACTCGTCACACGTGA
- a CDS encoding protein-glutamate methylesterase/protein-glutamine glutaminase: MAKIRVLTVDDSALMRQVLAMLLAKDPGIEVVGSAPDPYIAREKIKALNPDVLTLDVEMPKMDGLTFLEKLMRGHPMPVVMVSSLTEAGCQTTLRALELGAVDFITKPKIDLREGMEEIARDLIAKVKAAAHANVKREARIVKRMSSSEPDVSRFTNDVSRTSMIKTTDTIIAIGSSTGGTEAVKELLEMLPPNTPPILITQHMPERFTKTWADRLNSLCRIVVKEAQDGDSVLPGHALVAPGNFHMTLVRSGARYIVRINQDAPVNRHRPSVDVMFASVAQSAGANAVGVILTGMGGDGAKEMLTMKQAGAFTIAQDEASCVVFGMPKEAIKMGGVDKILPLDEIAGAILVHVGG, translated from the coding sequence GTGGCAAAGATACGTGTCCTGACAGTCGATGATTCCGCCCTGATGCGGCAAGTGCTCGCGATGTTGCTCGCGAAGGATCCCGGCATCGAGGTGGTCGGATCGGCTCCGGACCCCTATATCGCGCGAGAGAAGATCAAAGCGCTGAACCCCGATGTGCTTACGCTCGACGTCGAAATGCCCAAGATGGACGGCCTGACGTTTCTTGAGAAATTGATGCGCGGACACCCCATGCCCGTTGTGATGGTCAGTTCGCTGACGGAAGCCGGCTGCCAGACGACCTTGCGGGCCTTGGAACTCGGCGCCGTCGATTTCATTACCAAACCGAAGATCGACCTTCGCGAAGGCATGGAGGAGATCGCGAGGGACCTGATCGCGAAAGTGAAGGCGGCCGCGCATGCCAACGTGAAACGTGAAGCGCGCATCGTGAAGCGCATGTCGTCTTCAGAGCCGGACGTTTCACGCTTCACGAACGACGTTTCACGAACCTCGATGATCAAGACGACCGACACCATTATCGCGATCGGATCGTCCACCGGCGGCACCGAGGCCGTCAAAGAACTGTTGGAAATGTTGCCGCCGAATACGCCGCCGATTTTGATTACGCAGCATATGCCGGAACGGTTTACGAAAACATGGGCCGATCGGCTGAACAGTCTCTGCCGGATCGTCGTGAAGGAAGCGCAAGACGGAGACAGTGTCTTGCCGGGACATGCCTTGGTGGCGCCGGGGAACTTTCATATGACGCTTGTCAGGAGCGGCGCGCGCTATATCGTGCGCATCAATCAAGATGCCCCGGTCAACCGTCATCGGCCGTCGGTGGATGTGATGTTCGCCTCGGTCGCCCAGTCCGCCGGGGCGAACGCCGTCGGGGTGATCCTGACGGGGATGGGGGGCGACGGCGCAAAGGAAATGTTGACGATGAAACAGGCCGGCGCCTTCACGATCGCTCAAGACGAAGCGAGTTGCGTCGTGTTCGGGATGCCCAAAGAGGCGATCAAAATGGGCGGGGTCGACAAAATATTGCCGCTGGATGAGATTGCCGGTGCTATCCTTGTCCATGTGGGCGGCTGA
- the cheD gene encoding chemoreceptor glutamine deamidase CheD — protein MELETRHMEFAHIRRMRDSRFPYEIASILPGEFFVSREPMIVYTVLGSCISACIRDPIARVGGMNHFMLPEPKDGGSDSWGESTRYGSYAMESLINEILKRGGLKSRLEIKLFGAGKIYEGKIDVGSRNAEWVMNYIKTEGLTACKTDLGDVCPRKIYYFTESGRALMKKIERVKNQTIVVREREYASRIQEKKQVVVEEDVTLF, from the coding sequence ATGGAACTTGAAACTCGACATATGGAATTCGCCCACATCCGCCGCATGCGCGACAGCCGGTTCCCGTATGAAATCGCCTCCATTCTGCCGGGAGAATTCTTTGTGAGTCGCGAGCCCATGATCGTCTACACGGTGCTCGGCTCCTGTATCTCGGCCTGCATCCGTGATCCGATTGCCCGCGTCGGCGGGATGAATCACTTCATGTTGCCGGAGCCGAAAGACGGCGGCAGCGATTCCTGGGGCGAGTCCACCCGCTATGGATCCTATGCGATGGAGTCGCTGATCAACGAGATTCTCAAGCGCGGGGGATTGAAGAGCCGTTTGGAAATCAAGCTGTTCGGCGCAGGCAAGATCTATGAGGGAAAGATCGATGTCGGGTCCAGAAATGCCGAATGGGTGATGAACTACATCAAGACGGAAGGGCTGACCGCGTGCAAGACGGATCTCGGCGACGTGTGCCCGAGGAAAATCTATTACTTTACCGAGTCCGGGCGAGCGCTGATGAAGAAGATCGAACGGGTGAAGAATCAAACGATCGTTGTGCGCGAGCGTGAATACGCGTCGAGAATCCAAGAGAAGAAACAGGTGGTGGTGGAGGAGGATGTGACGCTGTTCTGA
- a CDS encoding methyl-accepting chemotaxis protein, whose amino-acid sequence MEDERPVTGLRGVLVNKFSNLTTKAKLRINSGALLLFLVIGGVLSINGLSQVSDRIESIFTINVLPLKQLGELQGRSQRMSALIAWHILAHDSTTMKKWDEEIKKLDEGIDKFEADYVPIIQNDGERKMFERFHEAWTGYKDVRATVLKKSAEYSKDAASEMQNKELAEKLEAMLAAVAELVKENEVQAQDNHEASKDLTSTLTMVLITVILGSVMFGWLSSWAVTKFLVSGLENLLEATKQLRGGNLTFRSTVTTNEEIGQLAHAFNQMADELAQSMAKQQEALEEMNARIDILNTTSIVSEANLKGDIVTANDKFCEVSKYSREELIGRGHNIVRHPDMPKEVFKQMWATIGRGQIFRGVVKNRAKDGTPYYVDAVIKPIMGANGKPRKYLGVRYEITEYEVARHNMQGILDAINKAYATVEFDLQGNIRAANAIFLQTMGYSLDEVNGRHHSMFVEPSHGGTPEYLVLWEKLGRGEYDAGQYKYVAKGGREVWLQASYNPVMDEVGKPFKVIGLATDVTPQRLALTEVDKLIKAAAVGQLSQRIKTDIFTGDLRDLTDSVNRLVEAVTLPLHEAQGVLNALSVNDLTRTMTGTYQGEFEQMKNTLNLALANLTRTITAVRTVVESVFTGSEEITKGNEDLAQRTSEQAAALQETAASMEEMTSTVKQNADNAKQADQLAIMARETADKGRMVTQKAVEAMGQINKSSKQIADIITVIDEIAFQTNLLALNAAVEAARAGEHGRGFAVVAAEVRNLAQRSATAAKEIKGLIKESIQRVTDGSELVNQSGKTLEEIVSSVKRVTDIIAEISAASQEQSNGIEGVNQAIMSMDETTQQNAALVEETTSASQSMKDQAKELMHQVEVFKVAQGEGASASSTPAGRDRSRLAPKSPARTSAQASSPSAGRKTMTAAANGNAKSREEFEEF is encoded by the coding sequence ATGGAAGATGAGCGCCCAGTCACGGGGTTGAGGGGGGTCTTGGTGAACAAGTTCTCCAACCTGACGACAAAAGCAAAGCTGCGGATCAACTCAGGGGCCCTCCTGCTTTTCCTCGTCATCGGGGGAGTTCTCTCGATCAACGGTCTTTCGCAGGTGAGCGATCGCATCGAATCTATCTTCACGATCAATGTGCTCCCGCTCAAACAGCTCGGCGAACTGCAAGGACGCTCTCAACGGATGAGCGCCCTCATCGCATGGCATATCCTGGCGCATGACTCGACGACGATGAAAAAATGGGATGAGGAGATTAAGAAGCTCGACGAAGGCATCGACAAGTTCGAAGCGGACTATGTCCCCATCATTCAGAACGACGGGGAACGGAAGATGTTCGAGCGATTCCACGAGGCCTGGACCGGATACAAAGATGTTCGCGCGACTGTGCTCAAGAAAAGCGCGGAGTACAGCAAAGATGCCGCATCCGAGATGCAGAACAAGGAACTCGCGGAGAAACTTGAGGCGATGCTCGCCGCAGTCGCGGAATTGGTGAAGGAGAACGAGGTCCAAGCCCAAGACAACCATGAAGCGAGCAAAGACCTGACCTCGACGCTGACCATGGTCCTGATCACCGTCATCCTGGGCTCCGTGATGTTTGGGTGGCTCAGCAGCTGGGCCGTCACCAAATTTCTGGTTTCGGGGCTGGAGAATCTGTTGGAAGCCACGAAGCAACTGCGCGGCGGAAACTTGACATTTCGGTCGACGGTGACGACGAACGAAGAGATCGGGCAGTTGGCGCACGCCTTCAATCAGATGGCCGATGAGCTGGCGCAATCCATGGCCAAGCAGCAGGAGGCGTTGGAGGAGATGAATGCCCGCATCGACATCCTGAACACGACGAGCATTGTCTCGGAGGCGAATCTGAAGGGCGATATCGTCACCGCCAACGATAAATTTTGCGAAGTGTCCAAGTACTCGCGGGAAGAATTGATCGGACGAGGTCACAATATCGTCCGTCATCCGGACATGCCCAAGGAGGTCTTCAAGCAGATGTGGGCCACGATCGGCCGAGGGCAGATCTTCCGCGGGGTCGTCAAGAACCGCGCGAAGGACGGCACGCCGTACTATGTCGACGCGGTGATCAAACCGATCATGGGGGCCAACGGAAAACCTCGAAAATATTTGGGCGTCCGATACGAAATCACGGAATACGAGGTCGCGCGTCATAACATGCAGGGGATCTTGGACGCGATCAACAAGGCGTACGCCACCGTCGAGTTCGATCTCCAAGGGAACATCCGCGCGGCCAATGCCATTTTCCTGCAAACGATGGGATACAGCTTGGACGAAGTCAACGGCCGGCACCACAGCATGTTCGTCGAGCCGTCGCACGGCGGGACCCCCGAGTATCTTGTCCTCTGGGAGAAACTCGGGCGGGGCGAGTATGATGCCGGCCAGTACAAATATGTCGCCAAAGGCGGGCGAGAAGTGTGGCTTCAGGCCAGTTATAACCCGGTCATGGACGAGGTGGGAAAGCCGTTCAAAGTGATCGGACTCGCCACGGACGTCACTCCGCAGCGACTGGCCTTGACGGAGGTCGACAAACTGATCAAGGCGGCGGCGGTCGGTCAACTGTCGCAGCGCATCAAAACCGACATCTTTACCGGCGACTTGCGGGATCTGACGGACTCGGTCAATCGGTTGGTGGAAGCCGTGACGTTGCCTCTGCATGAAGCCCAAGGGGTGCTCAACGCCTTGTCGGTCAATGATCTGACCAGGACCATGACAGGGACCTATCAGGGCGAATTCGAGCAAATGAAAAACACGTTAAACCTGGCCCTCGCGAACCTGACCAGGACGATCACGGCCGTGCGGACCGTGGTCGAGAGCGTCTTTACCGGCTCCGAGGAAATCACCAAGGGTAACGAGGATTTGGCGCAACGCACGAGCGAACAAGCCGCGGCGCTTCAGGAAACCGCCGCCTCGATGGAGGAAATGACCTCGACCGTGAAACAGAACGCCGACAACGCCAAACAGGCCGATCAATTGGCGATCATGGCCCGGGAGACGGCGGACAAGGGGCGGATGGTGACGCAGAAGGCCGTGGAGGCCATGGGGCAAATCAACAAGAGCAGCAAGCAGATCGCCGATATCATCACTGTGATCGATGAGATCGCGTTTCAGACGAATCTCTTGGCCTTGAATGCCGCGGTGGAAGCGGCGCGGGCCGGCGAACATGGGCGTGGATTCGCGGTGGTGGCGGCCGAAGTGCGGAATTTGGCGCAACGTTCGGCCACGGCCGCGAAGGAGATCAAGGGCTTGATCAAAGAATCCATCCAACGGGTCACGGACGGCAGCGAGCTGGTGAATCAGTCCGGCAAAACACTGGAGGAAATCGTCAGCTCGGTGAAACGCGTGACGGACATCATCGCGGAGATCAGCGCGGCCTCGCAGGAACAATCGAACGGCATCGAAGGGGTGAATCAGGCCATCATGTCGATGGACGAGACGACGCAGCAGAACGCCGCGCTTGTCGAAGAGACCACCAGCGCCAGTCAATCGATGAAGGACCAGGCCAAAGAGCTGATGCATCAAGTGGAGGTCTTCAAGGTTGCGCAGGGCGAGGGAGCGAGCGCGTCCTCGACGCCTGCGGGACGGGATAGGTCGCGCCTTGCGCCCAAATCTCCCGCCAGGACATCCGCGCAAGCCTCTAGCCCCTCGGCAGGACGAAAGACGATGACGGCAGCGGCGAACGGCAACGCGAAGAGCCGCGAGGAGTTCGAAGAGTTTTAG
- a CDS encoding CheR family methyltransferase, with product MDLAISTEEFQRFRTLIYDESGISLGDQKQSLLVSRLSKRLRELGLTTFSEYYDQLMSDSSREEFTRMLDLISTNKTDFFREPKHFDFLRERILPELAQEKTVRIWSSACSTGEEPYTIAMTLQEGVSDPAQWDFKILASDLSMRVLAKAAAGLYDADHVHDVPPELLKRHFLRGRGDSKGLLKIKPHLAAMVQFRRLNLMDEWFPIKSPLDVIFCRNVMIYFDRPTQEQLVNKFYRYLKPGGHLFIGHSESLQWVTHPFKNIEPTIYRKEA from the coding sequence ATGGATTTGGCGATATCAACGGAAGAGTTTCAACGGTTTCGGACGTTGATCTATGACGAGAGCGGCATTTCTCTCGGCGATCAGAAGCAGTCGCTGCTCGTTTCTCGGCTTTCGAAACGCCTCCGCGAACTGGGGCTGACGACGTTTTCCGAATATTATGACCAGCTGATGAGCGATTCGAGCCGGGAAGAATTCACCCGCATGCTGGATCTGATCTCCACCAACAAGACGGACTTCTTCCGCGAGCCCAAGCATTTCGACTTCCTCCGAGAGCGGATTCTTCCCGAGCTGGCTCAAGAAAAAACCGTTCGGATTTGGTCCTCGGCTTGTTCGACCGGAGAAGAACCGTACACGATCGCCATGACCCTGCAGGAAGGCGTTTCCGATCCGGCCCAATGGGACTTCAAGATTTTGGCGTCCGATCTTTCCATGCGCGTGTTGGCCAAGGCGGCGGCCGGCCTGTACGACGCGGATCACGTTCACGATGTGCCGCCGGAACTTCTGAAGCGCCATTTCCTCCGGGGACGGGGGGACAGCAAAGGTCTGCTCAAAATCAAGCCTCATCTTGCCGCGATGGTTCAATTTCGGCGGTTGAACTTGATGGATGAGTGGTTTCCGATCAAAAGTCCGCTCGATGTCATTTTTTGCCGGAACGTCATGATCTATTTCGATCGTCCGACGCAAGAACAGCTCGTCAACAAGTTCTACCGATACTTGAAGCCGGGCGGACATCTCTTCATCGGGCATTCCGAAAGCCTCCAATGGGTCACGCATCCCTTCAAGAACATCGAGCCGACGATCTATCGGAAGGAGGCGTGA